One segment of Leptodactylus fuscus isolate aLepFus1 chromosome 7, aLepFus1.hap2, whole genome shotgun sequence DNA contains the following:
- the LOC142212598 gene encoding chymotrypsinogen A-like, translated as MAFLWLLSCLALLGGTLGCGVPSIRPVVTGYARIVNGENAVSGSWPWQVSLQDNTGFHFCGGSLINSLWVVTAAHCGVTTSHRVILGEYDRSSNAEPIQTKTISRVFRHPNYSSLTIVNDITLLKLTSAATFNQRVAPVCLAASSDVFNGGERCVTTGWGYVNAASQITPSKLQQVALPLLTTADCQRYWGTRIQSTMICAGASGASSCMGDSGGPLVCQRNGAWTLVGVVSWGSSSCSTTTPAVYARVTALRSWLDQTVAAN; from the exons ATGGCATTCCTTTGGCTTCTTTCATGCCTTGCCCTGCTCGGGGGTACTCTTG gctGTGGCGTGCCAAGTATTAGGCCTGTTGTCACTGGCTATGCCAGAATTGTGAATGGTGAGAATGCAGTTTCTGGTTCCTGGCCATGGCAAGTGTCACTTCAG GACAACACTGGATTCCACTTCTGTGGTGGTTCCCTGATCAACAGTCTCTGGGTTGTCACTGCTGCTCACTGTGGTGTCAC AACCTCCCACCGTGTCATTCTGGGTGAATACGACCGTTCTTCCAACGCTGAGCCTATTCAAACTAAAACCATTTCCAGG GTCTTCAGACACCCCAACTACAGCTCCCTTACCATTGTAAATGATATCACTCTTCTGAAGCTCACCAGCGCTGCTACCTTCAACCAGCGTGTGGCTCCTGTGTGCCTTGCTGCCTCTAGTGATGTATTcaatggaggagagagatgtgtgaCCACTGGATGGGGCTATGTAAATGCTGCAT CTCAAATAACTCCAAGCAAACTCCAGCAGGTCGCTCTGCCTCTTCTGACCACTGCTGACTGTCAGAGATACTGGGGAACCAGAATCCAGAGCACCATGATCTGTGCTGGAGCATCTGGAGCCTCCTCCTGCATG GGTGACTCCGGTGGACCTCTTGTATGCCAGAGAAATGGAGCTTGGACCTTGGTTGGTGTTGTGTCCTGGGGAAGTTCCTCCTGCTCTACTACTACTCCCGCTGTATATGCTCGTGTGACAGCTCTTAGATCCTGGTTGGACCAAACTGTTGCTGCTAACTAA